TTAGCTTTAAGTTTTGGTGAGTATATGCACACATTTACTGGGAAGGGAGATTACTACAAAGCATCGTAATCTcttaactctctctctctcttgaaattttaagtttagttgAACTTAGAGATTTAAAAGAGAGAGATAATGAAATAGGCCCATAATTTTGATTCGGAGATACTCTTATGCATGATGATTTAGATCACATCAAAATTCTTCCATTTATGTGATATAccattctattattattattattattattattattattattattattagataatgtttttattttttaatgtgtttgacaaatttttagtattaaaagtaaaagcactagaaaaataaaaaatatcttttttgagaagatgtaatttacatctttttttaaaagatatttttcttttaaaaaaaaatgtttttcatgtaataaataaacaaaaaagtacttttatattgttatacccaaacataattgatagataaaaaaatctttttacatgagatatccaaacataaaattacttttacttctctataagatcttttaaaaaaagataattcgaaaaaagatattttcttaaaaactcaCCCAAGCCCTatgtaataatataaattatttttaattataacagTAAgtattgtttttattgttttgatccacatatttcatttttattaaaaattttagaatttaattagtttgtgtcctaaaaatatattttaagaataattaaaatctttaaattttttgatgtatttaatacattgaaatataaaaaatttatcattttaatcatttttggtaacaaaaaaatttatagcaTCTTTAAAATGTACCCTTTTAATATATGTTACCAAgagtctaaattttaaaataatagtttttaGCAGAGTTTGTCAATCATGATTTTTGGAAAGTCGGTGTTTTTCTTTCTTACAGGAGGCTATAGTGTTCTATCGGAATGAGAATTTTTTAGAGAATTCTTTAGTGTTTATAAAACTTGTCTAATTTGTCTAAAAATAGAaatggaacaaaataaaaccGACCTTTTCATTGTTAAATTCTACAAGTAAAAATTACGTTTAACAGACGACACCCTTTTTTATAATGTCAAAAGTGCTGGTTTATATTCAAGGAAATTATAGAAACTACTTAGAAGTGTGTGCGTGTCAGATAGAACCAGAAGGGAAGTATGTCTTTTAGAAAGCAGAAGTGATTATGTATTACTATTGCCCCTCTTTCTTTATTGACTTCATCCACACTTCCATTGAAGCACATGAATTGAGTTAATTTAACTCGATAAAAAGACAACCAAGAAAATGAAAACGAAGTTCTTAACTATCACCATAAAACAATGTCTATGCCGTCCCatgatatattaattaataataattaaattctgCCGCATGCCCTTTTATTGTCTGATATTTGAAAACAATTGTCCCCCTTAATCTAACAACAAAATTCataacaagaaaaacaaaactcaCAAAGCATTACGCACGgcattttcttttcctctcttAACTCAATGTAAAATGTGGATGACTATAACTCGACTCATATTCCCTGTGAAGATGTCTACATTATaagtaacttataaattataagttaCCTTCCCCCAAAGAAATGACACTCACTTCCGGCCACTAGCCTTTCTTGCAGGGGGGGCAGTGTCCTCGTCGTCCGACTGAATATCTCCATACTGCCAGATTCCACGCCGGCTTGTCTTTGCCTCTGCCTGGAATTTCTCTAAATTATCAAGAGCTTGCTGTTTCTCTCTTCTGTCCCGTCTGTTCCTTTTTTCAAGCCTACCAAGTCCTTCCTGGAAATTTCACAAAGAAAACATTCAGAGGAAGTGAGTTTCCTGTGCAAACTGTATGCAGGTAATTAAAATCTATGCCTCTAAAGAGCATATCAAGAAAAACAGTGATTTGCAATGAAAACCTGTAGCATGGCAGCATTAACGCTGATCTCGGTATCCACAGCAACAAGAGTTACAGCAAGAACCGTCCCAGTTCCCTGCCCTTTCGTTTTCCCTCCTGAAGCATCTCTGTCCTCAACCTTGGCCCTGAATTCTTTGCCGCTGCCTAAAGTGAGTTCGCTCAAATATTCAGCTGCTTCTTGGCCAAAGTCCTCTTCCAAGTTTGGAACCTTCATGTATGCAAGGCTGCACAGTTGAGCAAGACCAGGAGCGGCAGAGACAGATGGATCAAGTGGTCGTAACTGACTGTAAGTTACTTCTTCTTGATTTCCATAATCAATGTAGAATACTTCAAATTTATCCTGGGGAGATTGAACGGCTCCTCGAGGCCCATTGACGATCTACATGATTCCATATACCGAAtcataaaccaaaacataaaattgaATTAGACTAAGAACATAGGTCATCACATCTCATTAACTCTATTCATAAATAGTAAGAGATCACATGCACGCAATATGTCAGCCACGTAGTAAAATATCTGACTGAATGATGTCAGGCCTCATAGTTTGGCAAATTTTGTTTTCCCCTAAATCCTAATAGTACAAATCTAGATAACAAATCAATGAAATGCAAGGGGTAGAAAGATACAAAAGGTTTAAAGAAACAAAACAGAATCCACTTTTGATCATCAAGTAAATATTTCTCATTAGCCATTTCTAAAGACCACACTTGATTGGCCATGGAATGGCTACCTCTTCTCACTATTACAGAAGCTAAACTAAGAACTTACCATTGCTCGGTACCATGATTTATCTGCCAGAAAATGACAAAGGACTATGTCACCCTTCTTAGGACTGAAAGCACCAAGCAGAGGAGCTTCTTGAaggttcaaaaaagaaagctgtTGCTGAATGGATGCTATCTTCTGATCTCCAGCGGGTTGAACATAGAATTTACCACCACCCAAAACTTCTGTAACCACAACCTACAAATGTgtaacaatgggacaaatcattCAGACTTTTAAAATATCGAGAGATCATTCCGAATTTTTCAGTTTTCACAGCAAAAATGGTCATTTATGCAGGAGTATCCAAAGCACCTTAAGAACTTCTTGCTGTTTGTTTTCAACAGTTGCACCATTAGAGACTTCCTCCCCTTCAACATAATTCTCCCATATCTGCAATACAAATCACTTCAGAATAGCAAACCGGAAAAACAGAAGTGGCAATGTCAAGCATCATTAGGGAGGGACCTCTTCCTTACTTTCAGCTTTTGCCTCTTTGCAGATTGTTCAGCTTGCTCCAGAAGGTGTAAATCAGGAATTCTGTCACTGCCAAAGGATGTTTGAAGTTTTGCAAGACCAGCTTCAAGGAGTGTAACTGCTACATTTGTCCTTGACTCCCATAAGGATCCCAAGAACGTTCCAGTTCTATCAACAGTTTCCACTTCAATCTGAAAAgagtaaataataaaataaaataaataaatacaattttacaattaaaaacTACAACCAGGAATCTTAGTTCACACAGGAAGGGATAAACCCTGAATTACCTCAACATCTCTCTGCATAATCTTTCGCCTCATCAGTGCAATTGCTTCCTCAGAATATGGCTCGTCACGACCAGGACATCTAACACCAGAGAATGCAAAAGCAATGCTGCAAGTTTCTTTTGGAATTAACAATTTGAAACGATGGCCGCTGAGGACATATTCCACAACAGCTGGGATTCTTCTACTCCGGTGCAGGAAAGGCAAGAAATCTTTGGCTTTCTTGGCTGATGCCTAGAATGAACCAAAACGGAAAAAAATGGTTTTTAcaacattttataaaaaatattaacagtGTAAAAGCAAAGAAGCAAAATTTAATGTAGCTTCTCACAATGGTCAGATCAGTTATATGCATGACCGGAGAGTCCTTGGCAGAATGGATCCCTTTTTTGCCAGATATGGCACGTGATTCTGCAGCAAGAAGAGCATCATAGTAGTTTGATCTCTCATCAAAGTCCCGATGTCTAATGACAGTTCCAAATCCTCGAGCAACTACCAACTCAGCGACATTGACCCCGGGTTGCTGGCTACCAGCAGGAACACCATCACCCTCACTCTTAACATTTGATGCTAGGAAAACCGATCCAAAATCCATTGATCTAGCATCAGCAGCTCCAGGTGGAGCTGCAGACCCATCTGCTGGACTAACCTTTCTAGAATACTCCATTTGTACATTAACCTGAAAACAGGTATAAGCAACTAATGACTGTATTCACAATTgatcatcaaaataatcaatctTATAATTTCATACTTGACGGCCAATGAGGCGTgttctcaagaactcctttgcTTCACGAGCATAGGGAGCTGGTTTTTCATCTCTACGAGGATTGCCCATTTTGGGACATCGAATACTTGACAGGTTAACTCGTCTCTCTGCTAGTGGACTGCCATAAGGAATGGAATCATCTGCAACAATGATGCAGTCCCCACTTACAACCTCAACCACCTAGAAAGATTCCAGCCAAATTATTATGCAAATCTAATTGAAGATTGACGGGTAGGAATAAAACTGGAAGACAGTTTACCTTTCCTGTAAAATTCTGGTCATGAATTGCCTTGGAATTAGTTGCTGGTGGTACATAGTTTGTCCACATCCTCAATCTGCTTTTCTTAGCCTGAAGCTCTGCAGCCTTCAGCTTCCTCTTTGCCTCATCCTCCATCATATTTGCACTCCATTCAACATATTTGGCGAAACCCTATAGATAGAGGAAATCGAAACGAGAGGGGTTTTTACTATTGTTCAAATGAATCTTATCAGATGAAAAGACATGGAGAAACTCCAAAGATTTCCCTTTATAAAACTGCATTGCATGTCTCTCTGACGCAACTCAATTACCAAAGCTACAGGAATGGAAATCATGGCAATTAGTTCAATTAAAGTGTCAGGAAGCAATGGTGGGTAAGAGAATAACTTCCTGAAAAACTATTAATAtacaaaaatgaataaataaatagctaGACAGCTGACAAAACATAAAAGATTTAATGTGTCAAAATGTTTTAAGAAATGATGAAAGGAATAAAGCAGTAAATATTAAGAGACAATAAACAAGaaatgtttaattatttgtGCTATCTTTGGTAAGCCACTTGATGTGATTAGCCCATAAAGCCAGAAAGGATAGCCAGTACAAACTTTCCTTTTGAAATCCTTCTAGTTGGTAGGTAGGTAGATAAAAATCTTTCATAGCTTCAATGCGTGTTCTACGTGTTTCATATATATTCATAAACATCAGGTCTATGTTATGGAGACTCCTCAAACTAAGTCAATTTCAGAGGCCACAAGCTTACTGCTAACTCAAATAACTCAACATAGTTATGATCCAATAGAAAATCAGtgaaataaatctttcaaggcCAACAGAAATTCAGCTAAAAGGTTATACACTTTCAACAAGGGAAGAACATACATTTTCAACAAGTTCCAACGCCAGGTCTTTTGCTGATTCACCATCAGGATAATACACTGACCCAATCAAATTGCTGAACTTATCAACACCTTCAAGGACAACCCGCACCTACATACCAATCTGAAATTtagaaaacaagcaaaaatgcAACAAGCAAAGATAAATTAAAGAAGCATATTTCATACATCTCGGTTCAACACTCTCATCTCGGTGAAAAATTTAGCCTCATGAGCATCTGCTGTCACCTCTGACTCAACAACAGGCTCTGATGCAGCTTTCCTTCCCATTTGTGGGGACTAAATTAAGGAAATATAGTTATTATCATGATTAACAGATAGCAGCATGGCAACACCAACAGCATTAATGGGACATACCTGAATTCCAGCCACGAAAACTTGGACAAACTGAAATTCAGGGAGCAGATAGACTCGCAGGGTACTGCCATCGCGAACCTGCTCAACAATTCCTTCCATTGGCTTGCCTTTGTTTGCAGCCAACAAACCCATAGCATCCAAGTTGCTTGGATCACCAATGGCTGAAGGTGgtagatttctgatggaggccTCAGCAGCACCTGGACTCTGCAATCAACCACAATCATAATCAGGCATGACAAGTTTCTGTATAAGATTAGCTACAAATCACACTTCTCCATTCTTTTGTCCGTTTCCATTACATGCTAGACATATCCCCCCCAACAAAGACCAAGGTCCCACTTCATAGCAAAGGTGCCCATCGTGAGGCTCCTAGGTGGCCCCTTAATGGGAAATACAAAGGGGGTTTGCAAGATGGAGAATGTAAAACCGAAATGGAGAGCATTGGTGGGATTGAACACCGCTACTCTCCTCGCATGTCCCAGCTCAAGCCAACTAAGTCACCAACATGGAGAAGTCCTGTCTAGATATTTTATGTTAAAgtgtattaaaataattatcaaataaatccaatgacaaagttaaatGTCATTGCATAATTAATCCTTATTGTGGAAGGCAACAAGAAAATACTCATTTCCAGTCTgcacataaatattaaatatttacatGCAACATTTAATTAAATCAACTCCGAGATAGTGACAGCATATTATTCTTTGGTAATGACAAGATACAATGATTAGGTAATGACAACATGTAACGCTTTTCATCAGCAAATGACGCCTAACAGAATTTAGGTTGGATTCAAGTAAACCAAGCATCCAACAAAGCAGGGGCTTGCATCAAATaagcaattaaaaaaaaacttgttcaccaattataatattattaaaattctcTTTCGCAGTAAGTAACTATCAACTGTCAAGGATCCAACATTTAAAAACGGAAACCCTAACCTTGTTCCAACGACCAACACCTTCCTGTTTAGCTTGTTCTTCCAATCTTAACAATTCTGCAAGGTAAGGGCTTGCTTCTCCTTTCTGTTGCCCCTGCTCTCTAATCTGCACAAACAAAAACCACAATATACAATTTAGTGATGGAGAAACAATTCAAGCAGGGAACAACTACCAGAAACACACTGTACTACACCTTTGCCCATCCTGCAGCAACAACCAGCATTGCAACattcttgtccccaagaaaaACACTTGCAAACTCACGATTTATGGAGGGCACATTGTAATCAATCTTGAAGGTCACCTCCTGTTCCACCAATATACCAAGTCAGAGATTTAGAATGTTGCATGAGAATTAAATAACGGCAGGGCAGGTGATAAAACTGCAAACTTTATTTTTCCTCACCTTCCCAACGCAGAGCTTCCTTAGAAATTCTCTACTTTCCCAAGCATATGGTTCATCCACACCACCCCTTCTTGCCTATAgaaatattttaaacaaaagAATATACCAAACATCTCAGCTATTACAACCTTGATACaagatatgtttttttttttcttttccagaaTGAGAAAAGGGATATTAGCATATATGGAGAAAATTACCAGCCTAGGAGCAATTAAAGATGATAAAGTGATGGTCTTTTCAGGAAGAGCACCAGGCCTTGAGCTAGTGAGGGCCACAATGACCAAACAATCCCCAGAAGGAACAGCTTTGACCCTTCCTCTGTACCACCCAGTCGCTGTTGATGCCATCTTCAACAGCTAACCTACGATCTGCTATTAGAAAAAAAACGAAATATCTAAGTTACAAAATTTTCATCCATGCATTGACATGTAAATTACTCAGATCCACGACAACAATAGCCAAAAGAAACAAGCATGCACAAACACAACAATCTAAGCTTCTGAAAAACAATCTAGATGGAGCTGGTGCATTAGGCGATCGGATGAGAAAGACTTCGTAACGATGGAATAGATAATCAAAATTGAGATCCGAAAATGGAAGGGAACGACGAAATCAAATGGAAGCGCATGCAGGGGAGAAAGCTGAATGAAGATCTACAACAACAATGAATAAATGAACGTAGAGCGTGAAAGGATAGGAAGCAGAAGAACCTTCTGAGGAACAGCGATGGATTCGATGAGAACAGAGAATTCGGCGGCGGATCACgattcagagagagagagagagagagatgcaaTTGTTAAATAttagaaaggaggaagaagagagctGGTTAATgtgaaatgaatgaatgaatgccGAAATCTCTGAAGTAAGCCTTGTTAAACTTTAGCCCTCTGTTTCTACTATAATTACGATAATTGCCACTGCTAATTTCGCTTTCAATTCTGAATATCTGATCAATATTCGACCAAAATAAGCATCCTCGTCCTCCGCGTGACATATACAGTATATAGCAAAAGATATTTTAACATAGTTTAGTCGTTGATATTAATATTTGAGAACGAAAAATAAATAAGTCCGATGATTAagcttatcttttttttcctctCTCATTTTCGGACATATAATAACTACCTATCTTTGGGCAACGCCTTTTCTGGTGTGAtagtgtttttcgctcgttacCTTAATGATATTAAAAACACCATTGTTTTCTCTGACATGAACTCTTTGTCTTATTTGTGTCTTTACCTATTTGTATACATAATCTACCTACATTTTTctgataaaatataatataacataCAGTCGTACACTTATGAAATAAATTTCACTGGCATTtaattagataataaaaattttatatacgaGACAAAAtagatagaaattaaaataatatttttatttttgtgtgaaTGAACTTTCGATATACAACTCGTCTCTTACGTTGTTATTATAcgcattttttttaaagagtGAGAATAACTCGGATGTCAAAAAATATAGTGGATGATACCTACAAAggacgctcaagtcagtaagtGTGTAAAAGTATAAGAATTCTATGATTATAGAATattaaacatgaaataaaacttagggatatatgtattgttttggtccctcaCATTAAGGGTCGGAATCGAACCCCTCCCTGgtgtatattttgatttaaaatcatccttaacgTGTTCACTACAAGTACAATTACCTCCTCCTCCAAATTCAGAAAAAATTCATCAACAAAAATTACATATCAATCACAATATCAAATTCCAGATTCAGAATTtcaagcaaaaattcaaatccAGTATTCCATAGTAGACACAACAAAAAAGCCATCAACAGAACACGAAATcagaaaattagaaattgaaTCATCAATCGAAATTCAAGACCAAGCGAAATTACAGACTGCGGATACAAAAATTACAACCTCAAGAATTCAACAATCTAATTCAACACCTCAACATAAGCTTTTAGCATCAAAACAACAATTTCATATCTGCAATGGGAGATTCTGATTCAGGAATCGACCTACCTGAATGCTGAAACACGACCTCTGAACGCCGGCGATAGTATGTGGTGGGAACAGAACCAGCTGAGGAAGACGACGACGTCCACGACGGCAGAACCACTCGGAACAGCGGCGGCAGATCTATTGGATCTGGAACCGACACCAAAGTCGCCTTGCTGGTTCACGGACGCGGCGGTCGTAGGCGAAGCAGCTGCGAGAAAGACAGCGACGAACGACCCGGTGGCAGtaagcattttattttttaaaaattttataatttttattaaagtaaaggtaatttaggaataaaattaaaaattttattaaaaaggacgattttaatacgaaaaaaatgttaagaatgattctaaataaaaaattagatgatggacggtttcgattctgaccctcaacgtgagggaccaaaacaatacttatccctaaaTCATTATGTGGCCCTCTATAAGATATAGAAATTGGtgcatataattaattaatagagCTGATATTATGAGTGTTTGTCATTAAGTCAGAATAATGGTTATTAAAATCGTTCGTTACAAACTTAGAATGAAGACAAATAAAATCGAGTTATGAGGCATAATGCACAATAAAGACCGAGTTATAAGGTGACGAATCACAGCCCCAAGTTTTGTCTACCGATCATATAATCCAAGCtaaacttataaaataaaatgagctATAACTCGATTAAAAGATAAGTGAATAATGATATGGTAAGCTTCCAAGTTTAGTCGGGTTACTATGTCGGCagttattcaaaaaataaataattttgcaATCAGTTTTATCTGCTTGAATTAATTGTGAGATAGATATTTCGTCAACCTATAACAAGAGACCGATGATTATTTCTCGCTCATCTTTACTTTATAAATATTGGCTTAACCAAAAGATATTGTGaaataaattatatgaatatgataataaatatatataaattgtagaataaaataaatgaaccgATTATTCTTATGACAAGTAGTGATATTTTGAATTAAGAAATTCTAGAGGATTATTTTGAGGTATAGAACCATTTTATATTggtgaatttgaatttaaattcatgACTTTAGTGCTAAAAATTCTACATGTAAATTCATGAAGTTGTCATAATaagatttaatatttaataaatgcAAATATTATTGTAGATGGATGATTTAAATCCAACACTTTGCTATCTTAGCATGAAAGAGAAAcagaataatattaattaaataaaaatatattaaaatatagtgATTACAAGCTATTATATTTATTGAGTTCTGCTCCTATTCCTCTCAAATAGGAGCTTTGCCACTAATAGTCGGTTTCAGAAATTGATATagtaagaagaaagaaatagttAGTCATGATCTCATGGAGgatagaaaatgcataaaaagaATTATGGATAGAGCATATATAGCTCAAAATCAGTCTTTTTTAACCGAGATTGGTGTTAAGATGTAATATGTATAAGATAGTAACTGAGAGAGAATTTGTCTTTGTTTAGACAATATAGCCAAATGTGCTTGATAAAGTAGCCAAGCTTGTTGTTggattgattgataattgagtTTGTTCTCAAATTCATTGATAGTCGAGTATTATTTTAGATTGATTGAAAGTCAAACTCGTTTTGGATTGGTTGAAAGTTGAGTTTGTTGTCAGATTGATTGAACATTGAGTGTTTTTGGATTGATTGAAACTCAAGTTTATTTTCAGATTGATTGAAAACGAGTTTGTTCTCGAATTGGTTGAAAACAGTCTTTTCTCTAATTGATTGAAAATCGAGTTTGTTCTCGTATTGATTGAAAATCGAGTTTATTCTCGGATTGGATGAAAGCCGAATTTGTTCTTGAATTGATTGAAAGACAAATTTGTTTTGGATTGGTTAAAAGTCGAGTATGTTCTCAAATTGGTTGAAAGTTGAGTTTGTTGtcgaattaattaaaaatcGAGTGTTCTTAGATTGATTGAAAATCGAATAATCTTATATTAATTGAAAGTCGAGTCTTTTATCAGATTGATTGAATCATTAATTGACTATGATATATAAAATGTTATGATATGTAAAAGTGAAGCAATTGAAATATATAAAATGTATAAAAAGTTACGatgtattaaaatttgataaaagatttatataagtaaattaaattagaaatagTTATACCAAGGTGTAAATGACTTGGTAATTTGTTCTATTGGGACCATTTGTCTTTCATTACCGAAGTATAAATGACTTGATAATTTGTTCTATTAAAGTTATTTGCCTTTCATTACCTATAATGGTTAAACAaagaattatcaaaataaataataatcatgAAATTAGTAAATTACTTTGAGCTATTTCATTATttaaatgaatttataattgtctgtcttttcaaaatcaagaaaaatattagtCATCTAATCATCACTCTTGATGTAAATAACAAACCAAATACTACAAAGAAGCAAAGGAAtaaatattctataataaaaataaaaataatgtcaaaatttATCTCTTGATCATGAATGtcagtttttttaaaatttatcttcaCCTCATGTTTGatatctaattaaatttagaGTAATAAATAGTAATTTTGGCTTTAAACGGTTAATTATGATGTTAATAGAGGATGATTTCGAATCTTGATCTTTATAttgtttgaatttattttgataaatataaaattaaatagtaatGCAAAATATTAAAGATTGGATCAAATAGGACTCAATTGAGGGCGCTTGATAATGACAATGACGATTTGATATGTGAAAACTCAATTGGGTAATGATAAAGTAATATAACAGTAATGGTGGTGTCATTCTTCTgcacaaaaaatgaaaataaaacaaataaactagtggaataaaatatttaaaatcatcA
The genomic region above belongs to Arachis duranensis cultivar V14167 chromosome 3, aradu.V14167.gnm2.J7QH, whole genome shotgun sequence and contains:
- the LOC107480140 gene encoding ribonuclease TUDOR 1, yielding MASTATGWYRGRVKAVPSGDCLVIVALTSSRPGALPEKTITLSSLIAPRLARRGGVDEPYAWESREFLRKLCVGKEVTFKIDYNVPSINREFASVFLGDKNVAMLVVAAGWAKIREQGQQKGEASPYLAELLRLEEQAKQEGVGRWNKSPGAAEASIRNLPPSAIGDPSNLDAMGLLAANKGKPMEGIVEQVRDGSTLRVYLLPEFQFVQVFVAGIQSPQMGRKAASEPVVESEVTADAHEAKFFTEMRVLNRDVRVVLEGVDKFSNLIGSVYYPDGESAKDLALELVENGFAKYVEWSANMMEDEAKRKLKAAELQAKKSRLRMWTNYVPPATNSKAIHDQNFTGKVVEVVSGDCIIVADDSIPYGSPLAERRVNLSSIRCPKMGNPRRDEKPAPYAREAKEFLRTRLIGRQVNVQMEYSRKVSPADGSAAPPGAADARSMDFGSVFLASNVKSEGDGVPAGSQQPGVNVAELVVARGFGTVIRHRDFDERSNYYDALLAAESRAISGKKGIHSAKDSPVMHITDLTIASAKKAKDFLPFLHRSRRIPAVVEYVLSGHRFKLLIPKETCSIAFAFSGVRCPGRDEPYSEEAIALMRRKIMQRDVEIEVETVDRTGTFLGSLWESRTNVAVTLLEAGLAKLQTSFGSDRIPDLHLLEQAEQSAKRQKLKIWENYVEGEEVSNGATVENKQQEVLKVVVTEVLGGGKFYVQPAGDQKIASIQQQLSFLNLQEAPLLGAFSPKKGDIVLCHFLADKSWYRAMIVNGPRGAVQSPQDKFEVFYIDYGNQEEVTYSQLRPLDPSVSAAPGLAQLCSLAYMKVPNLEEDFGQEAAEYLSELTLGSGKEFRAKVEDRDASGGKTKGQGTGTVLAVTLVAVDTEISVNAAMLQEGLGRLEKRNRRDRREKQQALDNLEKFQAEAKTSRRGIWQYGDIQSDDEDTAPPARKASGRK